In Verrucomicrobiia bacterium, the genomic window TCGAAGGCGAAAAAGCTTTTTCCAAGTCTCGTTTTGCGCTTCAATAGCGGCGGGTATGAGCCAGAGGTATCCTGCAATGAGCTCCCCGCCAGGGACAGTCTGATACAGGAGGATGGAGCGCGGCGGCCAAATGCGGCCCGCCAGGCAGGCGCCAGCTCGGGCTCGGCTCCAAGTTTTTGTGAACCAATCGATTCGTTATGGCCGGACATAGCAAATGGGCTAAGGTAAAACATTTCAAAGGCGCTATCGACGCAAAGCGCGGAAAGATTTTTTCGAAGCTCGGCAAGGAGATTAGCATTGCCGCCAAGCTGGGCGGGGCTGACCCCGCCATGAACCCGCGCCTGCGCATGGTCTTGCTTAAATGCCGGGCGGCCAACATGCCCAATGATAACATCGAGCGGGCCATCAAGAAGGGCACCGGCGGCGGGCAGGCCGTCAATTTCGAGGACCTGGCTTATGAGATTTACGGGCCGCACGGTGTCGCCGTGCTGGTCGAAGTCACCACCGACAATCGGAACCGCACGGCCTCTGAAATCCGCAGCATCGTCACAAAAAATGGAGGGTCAATCGCCACCCAAGGCTCCGTCAGCCGCCTGTTTCAGCGCAAAGGCCAAATCATTGTGCCCCGCGAGGCCTCCGGCGAGGATCAGTTGATGGAAATTGCCTTGGAAGCCGGCGCTGAGGACTTTAAAGCCGAGCCCGAAGGCTACGAGATTCTCACCGCCCCACCCCATTTTGAAGCCGTTCATAAACAAATCGAGGCCAAAGGCATCAAGCCCGCTGTGGCCGAGATTACCGAGTTGGCCACTATCAGCGTCCCGTTGGAAGATGATTCAGCAGCGGCGGCCGTCAACAGGCTGCTGGACGCTCTCGAAGACCACGACGACGTCAAAGAGGTCTATTCCAACGCCCTCTTCCCCGAGGACCGCCCCAAGGTCCAGAGTTGATGAAGATCAAACGCCTCACCGAAGACAGCCTGGTGGCGCGCGCCCTGGTTTGGCTCGCCGGGGCTTTGTTCCGCCGGCGCTGGCTTTTTGTCTATCCCCAATTGGCCCTGTTCGTCTTGTGCGTCGGCTATACGGTCAAAAATCTCCAGTTCGATACCAGCCGCAGCAACCTCGTCGGCGCTAATAAAAAATACCACCAGAACTTTCTCCGCTTCAAAAAGGAGTTCCCCACCCAGGACGACCTCGTGGTGGTGGTCGAGAGTGAGGACCCGGACAAGAACCGCCAGTTCGTCGAGCGCTTGGGCGCCAAGCTCGAAGCCGACACCAAGAGCTTTCACGATGTCTTTTACAAAGGCGACCTCAAGATGCTCGGCTCCAAGGCCCTCCTCTTTGTCCCCGAAACCGACCTCGCCGACCTGAAAAAGACCCTCATCGATTATCGGCCCTTTATCCAGAAGTTCACCCACACCACAAACCTGGTCTCGCTCTTTAGCATGATCAACACCCAGTTCCGCACCGCTAAACGCGAGCAGGACGCCGATACGGAGTCCATGATCAAGGCCTTTCCCGCCTTGGAACGCATCGTCTCTGAAGCCAGCGCTTCTCTCCTCCGGCCCGGCACCCCCCCCTCTCCCGGAATTAACGCCCTCTTTAGCCCCGGCGAAGATGCCGAACAGCAGATTTACATCACCTTTGCCAAAGGAAAAATTTACCTCGTCACGGCCCAAGCCCCACGGGACGAACTCAACGCCCAGGCCGTCGAGCGCCTCCGGGAGCTGGTCGCTCAAACCCAAGTCGAAGTCCCCGGCCTCAACGTCGGCATCACGGGCGAGCCCGTCCTCGAACACGATGAAATGGCCCAGTCGGAGAAGGACACCACCGTGGCCAGTATCGTGTCGCTGCTGGCTTGCGCCCTGATTTTCATCTACGGCTATCAGGAGACTGGACGCCCCGTGAAGGCCACCCTCTGCTTGATTATCGGGCTGGGCTATACCTTGGCCTTCGCCACACTCGCTGTCGGCCATCTCAATATTCTGACGATTACCTTTGTCCCCATTCTAATCGGCCTGGCTATCGATTACGGCGTCCATCTCATCTCGCGCTACGAGGAGGAATTGCGCAAGGGCCGCTCCGACCACGCCGCCTTGGTCAAGGCCATGGTTTATACCGGGCAAGGCATCTTTACCGGCGCCTTTACCACCGCCGGCGCCTTCCTGGCCATGGCCTTTACCGATTTTAAGGGTATCCAGGAGATGGGCATCATCTGCGGCGGCGGCTTGCTGGTCTGTCTCATTCCCATGATGACCATCTTGCCGGTGCTCTTGCTCAGGGGAAAACAAAACGTCATCGATCAGGAACACCCGCAGCTCGCTGAACGCCGGGCCCGCATCGAGAACCTGTGGCTCCAGCGCCCCGTCCTCGTTACCGCCATCACCCTGGCCTTGTGCATCGCCGCTGCTACCCAGCTTCACAAGGTCTATTTCGATTATGACCTGCTCCACATGCAAAGCGCGGGGCTCCCCGCCGTCGTCTTCGAGCAAAAGCTGATTGATTCGGCTGATAAATCCGTCCTGTTCGGCGCCGTCATCGCCTCCAATCTCCAGCAGGCTGTTACTCTCGAGGAGCAAATCAAGAAACTCCCTTCCGTCGCCAACGTCGAATCCATTGCCTCCTTATTAACCGAGGACCAGTCGCGCAAACTCGCTATCATCGGCGACATCAAGGCTGCCCTGGCCGGCATCTCTTTCTCTCCCCCTGACACCTCGCCAGCGGATGTTCCCGAGCTAAGCCGCACCCTCTATTATCTCTCAGGCTACCTCGGCGCCGCTTACGACGATGTCCAAAACGACCAGCCCACCCTGGCTAAAGAGCTTCTTTCTCTCAAGGACGCCATCGGCCAGTTCCGCAAAGAGATGCTCAGCGACGATGTCGCCAGCCTTGAAAACCCTGCCCTAAAGCTGGCTTCCTTTCAACAGGCCCTGTTCAACGATGTCCGTCAGACCTTCGAGGCGCTCAAGGCCCAGGACAACAGCGCGCGCCTCCGGGTCCAGGACCTGCCTCAATCCCTGCGCGACCGCTTCATCGGTGTCACCGGCAAGTACCTCCTCATGGTCTATCCCAAAAAGGATGTGTGGCAGCGGCCCAACCAAAAGGAGTTTATCGAGCAGTTGCAGGCCGTGTACCCCAATGTCACCGGGACACCCGTGCAGCTTTTTTATTACACCGACCTCCTTAAACGCAGTTACGAGGAAGCGGCTCGCTATTCTCTGCTCGCCATTGTCATCCTGGTCTTGATCCACTTCCGGAGCCCGCTCTCATTGGCCCTGACCTTGGTCCCGGTTGGCGTCGGATTTTTGTGGCTTGGCGGCCTCATGGGTGTCCTCGGTGTGCCACTCAACCCCGCCAATATTATGACTCTGCCATTGGTCATCGGCATCGGGGTCACAAACGGCATCCACATCCTCAACCGTTATGCCGAGGAGCAAACCCCAAACATCCTTGCCCGAAGCACAGGTAAAGCCGTTCTCGTCTCGGGTTTGACAGCCATCGCCGGCTTTGGCAGCTTGATTTTAGCCAAACATCAGGGCATTCAAAGCCTCGGTTACGTCATGGCTGCCGGCTTGGCCACTTGTATGGTTGCCGGCCTGACTTTTCTGCCTGCTTTATTAAATCTGCTGACAAGGCAACCGCAGGAGACAAAACGACCCAGTGTCAACAATGCACGATCGACACCGGGTCGAGAGGAACCGAGGTCTAAAACCTCAAGTATGAGAATAGATTAGGCAAACGCGTGTTTTTGTCAATTTTGAAATGAAATGGGCGGTTTTCTACCCAAAAACGAGTAGCGATAACGTTATCGCAAACGGGCTGTTGCAGGCCAAAGACTCGATTCCATCGAAGGCCGTTCGATGAATGGCCCGGCGACGGATTGCCTATCCGCGATACAGCGGTGTGCCAGTCGGCACTACGGGAGCAGGTTGGTGCGGCGACAGGCCTTATCAGGCGCCTTATCTTTGATGGCCGGCTGGAGCCTTTGCCTCCTGTTCCTGATCGCCTGCCCCCCAGGTTGGGCTTGGGGTCAGGACCCCCTCCAAGCCGGGCCCTTATTCGATGATTCTAAACTAACTCTCGATTCCGGTTACCGCACTGAAGTTCTGGGCCCCTTGTTCTATCACCAGCAAAAGGAGTCTGAAAGTACCTGGGCTTTGCCTCCCCTGCTTTCGTACACCCGGGACCCTGCCATCGACCTCACCGAATTCGACTTTTTCTATCCAATCCTGACATACGATCGCTACGGCGAGCAGTACCGCTGGCAATTCTTCCAGGTATTGAGCTTCGCCAGCGGCCCGTCGCCCAACGAGCCTCTCAGAAGGCGTGTTACCCTGTTCCCCCTCTACTTTCAGCAACGGTCATCGGACCCGGCGGAGGATTACACCGCGTTGGCCCCCTTTTATGGCCACCTCAAGCATCGCCTCTTTAAAGACGAAATATTCTTTGTGATGTTCCCGTTCTTTTCAGAAACAAAGAAGAAAGGGGTTGTGACCGACAATTATGTTTATCCCTTTTTCGATTTGCATCACGGACCGGGCCTGAAGGGGTGGCAGTTCTGGCCAGTCGTCGGCCACGAGCACAAAACTGTCACCACCGTCACCAACGGCTTCAATGAAACCCAAACCGTCGCCGGATTCGACCATCTCTTCGTTTTGTGGCCCATTTTCTTTAATAATCATGACGGCATCGGGACGAACAATCCCGTTTGGCAACAAGCCGTCCTGCCCCTCTACAGCTTTGAACGCTCCCCCCGCCGCGACTCGACCACCGTCCTGTGGCCCTTCTTCTCGCATGTCGATGATCGTGAGAAAGAGTATCGCGAGTGGGACGCCCCCTGGCCCTTAGTCGTGTTTGCCCACGGCAAAGGCAAAACCACCCACCGGGTCTGGCCGCTCTTCAGCCGCGCCCACAGCCCCACCCTGGAGGATAATTTTTATCTCTGGCCTGTTTACAAATACAACCGCGCCAACCTGCCGCCCCTGGACCGGCGCCGGACGCGCCTTTTCTTTTTCCTCTACTCGAACACCCTCGATCGGAATACCGAGACCCACTCCGGGCATCGCTCCGTTTATCTCTGGCCCTTCTTCATTCGCGACCGCGATTTCAACGGCAATTCCCGCTTGCAGGTCTTTGCGCCACTCGAGCCCTTCGTTCTGGGCAGTCACAAAATCAAGCGCGATTATTCACCCTTATGGTCGGTTTGGCTGGCCGAGAAAGACCCGCGCAGCGGCGCGTCGAGCCAATCGTTGCTATGGAATTTGTACCGTCACCGGACGGACCGGAACTCAAAAGAGGTTTCCGTCTTCTTCGGCCTCTATCAGTCCCATTCGGACGCGCGAGGAAAGCGAACCAAGCTCTTTTTCATCCCGCTTTCGCGGCAGCCCCGATAGTTTAGCCGAACGTCCCCAAATCCGCGCGCCAGCGTCGTGGACTGAGGCCAGTCCTCTAGCGCTTTTGGGACTAACCTTGCGCTCAAGGTTCCCCCCCGCGTTTGGACTCGTATTTGAGTGGGTGGAAATGGTGGGAACGGTAAGACATCCCAAAGCGGCAGAGGACTGGCGCAGTCCAAGACGCTTCGCGTTTACCTGGCTTTGCGCTTCAACTCCAGCCTACCGGCGCAAACGGTAGAAGCGCGAGGATGCGAGGTTCGTCTCGGTGACGACCTCCAAACTGTTCGAGACCACCGGCAAGCTCACCACGTTTGACCAGAAGTAGCCGGCGGCCACCCCGCTTTCGGATTGCAGAACAAAATGAATGAAATTAGTCGGCCAGGAAAGGCGCACCAGTTGATTTGTTGCCACGCTGACCGACAGCAGCGGCATGACACTGGTTGTGATGGTCGCTATATTGTTGGCCGGCACCGGGTCCGTATAGTCGCTCCCGACACTGCCGCCATCCACCAGCGTCTCCGCCACAGGCGGCGAGATGGACAGCGTCACGGTTGCCGCCCCCCCATTGGGTATGGCGCCCAGGCTGGCCAGGATTGGATTGCCCGTCGTGCTGACGCTCCCCTGGGATGTGGTTGCGGAGTTCAGCTCGGCCCCAGCCGGCAGAGTGTTGGTGAGTTGGACATTGGGCGCGTCGTAAGGCCCCTGGTTTACGACAATCAATGTGTACACCAGGTTGCTGCCCATCGGCACCGGGTCGGGGGCGTCGGTAATGCTCAACCGCAAATCACTTGTATAATCCAAAACGAAATCCGCCGCGCTGCTATTGGCGCCGCCGGGCGCTTCGACGGTTATCGGGCCTGTCTGCGCCCCGCCAGGGACCACCGCAACTATCTGCCCGTTATTCACCGAATTTATCTTCCCGCTCACGCCGCTGAACCGCACGGCAGTCGCCCCGAGAAAATTTGTTCCGTTGATTGTGACCAGAGTTCCTGGCAAGCCGTGAGTCGGATTGAATCCGCTGATAATCGGCGGCACATAGAACAAATTGGCGCTGGCGGCGGAACCTGCGGGCGTGGTGATGGAAATGGGGCCGGTAGTAACGCCCGCGGGCACTGTTGCGCCGGCGGTCGTGTTGTTGGTTACGGTAAAAGCTGCGGCAGCGCCGTTAAAGGACACAGCCGTCGCTCCAATAAAGTTCTGGCCTGTGATCTTGATACGCGTGCCAAGCGGCCCATTCGTCGGGCTAAATACGCTGACAATGGCAGGCAGGAAAAAGTTGCTCGAGCTGGTGCTGCTGCCGTCAATGGTGGAAACGGTAATAGGCCCGGTGGTCGCCCCTGCGGGAACCAAGGCCGTGAGCTGACCGAATGTGATGCCGCTGATCGAACCAGAGGGCACCGGCGTGCCGTTGAAACTCACCGCGAGATTCGCGGCGTTGAAATTCGCGCCGGTGATTGTCACCCTCAAACCGACCGCTCCAAAGGAAGGGCTAAACCCGAAAATGGAGGGCTGCACGACAAAATTATTCGTCGAGAAAGTCGAAAAGGAGGGCGTGGTGACGCGGATGAGTCCCGTGGTGGCTCCGCCCGGCACAGCGGCGTGGATGCTGTTGTTATTGAGAACCGTGTAATTGCTCGAAGCCGTCCCATTAAACCTCACGGCTGTGGCGCCTAAAAAGTTAGAACCGCTAATTGTTATCTCGGTCCCGGCCCGCCCATTTGCCGGAGTAAAACTCGTGATGGCCGGAGGCACAAAAAAGTTAGAGCTGGTAACAAAGTTACCCAAGGGCGAATTGACCGCTATGGGCCCGGTGGTGACTCCGCCCGGGGCATTGACCTGGACCTGGGTGTCCGAACGGACTGCAAAACCGGCGCCCGCAACTCCGTTAAAAGTGGCGCCGGTCGCGCCGGTGAAATGCATCCCGCTGATGAACACCTGCTGGCCTGCGGTTCCCATTGCAGGCGAAAAACCGGTAATAAACGGCCCCGGCCCCACCACCGTAAACGCGGTCGGGCTGTTAGTGGTCCCAGTTGCGCTGGTGACTCGCAGAAGCCCGTTCGTCGCGCCATACGGCACATGGACATCAATCGAGGTGCCGTCCGCACTCACGACCGCATCACTCGAAGCCACGCCGTTGAAACTTACCCCCTTGGGTGCTGTCCCTGCAAAATGGACTCCGCTAATGCTTACCAGGTCATTGGTGGCGCCGTAGCCCGGCGAAAAACCCGAAATATAGGGACCCGGGCCGACAGCAAGAAAGTCATCGGCGGTGTAGGCGGAACCGCCCGGGCCTTGAATGCCGATGGGTCCGGTTGTGGTATTAGCTGGCACATAAACAGTCATCGAGCTGTCGCTGCTGATGAACTGGACGCTCGCTTGCTTTCCATTCCAAAAATAAATAGAGACCCCGCTGGTGAACCCGCTCCCAATCAGCGTGATGAGGTCCCCCGGCGCGCCGGCGGTGGGCGTAAAGCTGGTGATGGTCTGAGCGCCCAGCGGTCTCAGAGCCAGTGTCAATAAAAACCCCCAGCATGCAACGGAACGATTCATCTATTCTCTTCTCAATCTGGCGGCGTGCCTACCGGTACAGCGCCGCGCGGATTCCTCACGGCAAGGCTCGACACCGGTTAAATCATTGAGGGCTGATTATATAAGGGCCACAGGCCAAAAGCAATCAGCATTGCCTGGGATGTGACCGCATCCTATCCTGGGGGGACGCACATGGTCCGCCTCGTCTTATTTGACATTGATGGCACCCTGGTCCGCACGGGCGGAGCAGGGGTCAAGGCGTTCGCCAAGGTCTTCGCAACCGAATTCGGAGCTACTGACGGATTCGAGCAGTTAAAATTCGCCGGCCGGACCGATGTCAGCCTCGTGCGCGAGTTCTTCAGCTTTCACGAGATAGCCCCGACTCGAGCGAATTTCGAGCGGTTCTTCGAGCAGTATGTATTTTGGCTGGACCAAATCTTGCGAGAGAGCAAAACGGGGGTCTGCCCGGGCGTTCGGGAACTGTTACATGGGTTGAAGGGCCTGCCTCAACCACCTCTGCTCGGGCTGTTGACGGGCAATATCCGGCTGGGGGCGGAGATCAAATTGCGCCACTTCCAGCTTTGGGACCTGTTCGAAACCGGGGCATTTGCGGATGATCACGAGGACCGCGATCAAATCGCGGTGGTTGCCCGCCAGCGCGGATGCCGGCTCCTGAACGAGGACTTGCGCAATGAGCAGGTCCTGGTAATTGGCGATACACCTTTGGATATACGCTGCGCACGGGCCATCGGAGCCCAGGTGCTCGCGGTGGCCACCGGCGGCGCCAGCCTGGACGAGCTGAAGAGGCATCAGCCCGATTGGATTGTGGCAGACCTGAGAAGAATAGAGCCGATCGAAATTGTCAGCCAACCGAACACCTCCCCCGTCCTGAGGGGGTAAACTGTTCAATTGGGAACGGAATGAAAATCAAGCAGCGGAGGCTGAAGCGCCCTGATCCCGTTGATTCAGCTCTCCGCTACCCGAAAAGGGCTGGCGGACGGGAAACGAACCCGGTCCGCTGCTGTGTGTTAGTGTCCGCTGCTGGAACCTGGGGTCGAGCTGCTTCCTTGGGAGCCGCTGCTACCAGGATAGCTCGAGCTGCTTCCGCTGGTTCCTCCAGGAGACTCGGCTGCGCCGGTCGCGGCGCCGGGCGTCATCCCGAAGTACGAGAAGATGCTATGACGCCAGCTTGGCTGGGAGATATCCGGCCAGTTAGCCTGGCTGAATGAAGGAGCGGATTGCAGTTTGCTGGTATCGCCCGCAAACACGAAGGTTGTCTGGGCGCCCGCAGTCCCGCTCGTTACAGTCGTGCTGGTAGCTCCTGCGGCACTGGAAGGCCGCAACAAGGGCCATGGGACGGCGACGAGTTTCTCACCTGATGTTGAGGTTGAACTGGTCGCGCCCGATGTGCTCGTTGATCCCGGAGCGCCCGCAGCGGCCGGAGCGCCCGCAGCGCCCGTTTCAGCCGAGGCATTGAGGGAGATGACCGCGAAA contains:
- a CDS encoding YebC/PmpR family DNA-binding transcriptional regulator, with protein sequence MAGHSKWAKVKHFKGAIDAKRGKIFSKLGKEISIAAKLGGADPAMNPRLRMVLLKCRAANMPNDNIERAIKKGTGGGQAVNFEDLAYEIYGPHGVAVLVEVTTDNRNRTASEIRSIVTKNGGSIATQGSVSRLFQRKGQIIVPREASGEDQLMEIALEAGAEDFKAEPEGYEILTAPPHFEAVHKQIEAKGIKPAVAEITELATISVPLEDDSAAAAVNRLLDALEDHDDVKEVYSNALFPEDRPKVQS
- a CDS encoding MMPL family transporter, encoding MKIKRLTEDSLVARALVWLAGALFRRRWLFVYPQLALFVLCVGYTVKNLQFDTSRSNLVGANKKYHQNFLRFKKEFPTQDDLVVVVESEDPDKNRQFVERLGAKLEADTKSFHDVFYKGDLKMLGSKALLFVPETDLADLKKTLIDYRPFIQKFTHTTNLVSLFSMINTQFRTAKREQDADTESMIKAFPALERIVSEASASLLRPGTPPSPGINALFSPGEDAEQQIYITFAKGKIYLVTAQAPRDELNAQAVERLRELVAQTQVEVPGLNVGITGEPVLEHDEMAQSEKDTTVASIVSLLACALIFIYGYQETGRPVKATLCLIIGLGYTLAFATLAVGHLNILTITFVPILIGLAIDYGVHLISRYEEELRKGRSDHAALVKAMVYTGQGIFTGAFTTAGAFLAMAFTDFKGIQEMGIICGGGLLVCLIPMMTILPVLLLRGKQNVIDQEHPQLAERRARIENLWLQRPVLVTAITLALCIAAATQLHKVYFDYDLLHMQSAGLPAVVFEQKLIDSADKSVLFGAVIASNLQQAVTLEEQIKKLPSVANVESIASLLTEDQSRKLAIIGDIKAALAGISFSPPDTSPADVPELSRTLYYLSGYLGAAYDDVQNDQPTLAKELLSLKDAIGQFRKEMLSDDVASLENPALKLASFQQALFNDVRQTFEALKAQDNSARLRVQDLPQSLRDRFIGVTGKYLLMVYPKKDVWQRPNQKEFIEQLQAVYPNVTGTPVQLFYYTDLLKRSYEEAARYSLLAIVILVLIHFRSPLSLALTLVPVGVGFLWLGGLMGVLGVPLNPANIMTLPLVIGIGVTNGIHILNRYAEEQTPNILARSTGKAVLVSGLTAIAGFGSLILAKHQGIQSLGYVMAAGLATCMVAGLTFLPALLNLLTRQPQETKRPSVNNARSTPGREEPRSKTSSMRID
- a CDS encoding IPT/TIG domain-containing protein, with product MNRSVACWGFLLTLALRPLGAQTITSFTPTAGAPGDLITLIGSGFTSGVSIYFWNGKQASVQFISSDSSMTVYVPANTTTGPIGIQGPGGSAYTADDFLAVGPGPYISGFSPGYGATNDLVSISGVHFAGTAPKGVSFNGVASSDAVVSADGTSIDVHVPYGATNGLLRVTSATGTTNSPTAFTVVGPGPFITGFSPAMGTAGQQVFISGMHFTGATGATFNGVAGAGFAVRSDTQVQVNAPGGVTTGPIAVNSPLGNFVTSSNFFVPPAITSFTPANGRAGTEITISGSNFLGATAVRFNGTASSNYTVLNNNSIHAAVPGGATTGLIRVTTPSFSTFSTNNFVVQPSIFGFSPSFGAVGLRVTITGANFNAANLAVSFNGTPVPSGSISGITFGQLTALVPAGATTGPITVSTIDGSSTSSSNFFLPAIVSVFSPTNGPLGTRIKITGQNFIGATAVSFNGAAAAFTVTNNTTAGATVPAGVTTGPISITTPAGSAASANLFYVPPIISGFNPTHGLPGTLVTINGTNFLGATAVRFSGVSGKINSVNNGQIVAVVPGGAQTGPITVEAPGGANSSAADFVLDYTSDLRLSITDAPDPVPMGSNLVYTLIVVNQGPYDAPNVQLTNTLPAGAELNSATTSQGSVSTTGNPILASLGAIPNGGAATVTLSISPPVAETLVDGGSVGSDYTDPVPANNIATITTSVMPLLSVSVATNQLVRLSWPTNFIHFVLQSESGVAAGYFWSNVVSLPVVSNSLEVVTETNLASSRFYRLRR
- a CDS encoding HAD family hydrolase gives rise to the protein MTASYPGGTHMVRLVLFDIDGTLVRTGGAGVKAFAKVFATEFGATDGFEQLKFAGRTDVSLVREFFSFHEIAPTRANFERFFEQYVFWLDQILRESKTGVCPGVRELLHGLKGLPQPPLLGLLTGNIRLGAEIKLRHFQLWDLFETGAFADDHEDRDQIAVVARQRGCRLLNEDLRNEQVLVIGDTPLDIRCARAIGAQVLAVATGGASLDELKRHQPDWIVADLRRIEPIEIVSQPNTSPVLRG
- a CDS encoding PRC-barrel domain-containing protein, which gives rise to MRKKLLSIVALCAACVVWQAQGQGSTEPSTGNSTSSGNPGASGGSSQNYGGSSSSQAGWQGMHHRMGAMSGPEQRASQLTGAQVNGASGQTLGTINDVLINPASGRIDFAVISLNASAETGAAGAPAAAGAPGSTSTSGATSSTSTSGEKLVAVPWPLLRPSSAAGATSTTVTSGTAGAQTTFVFAGDTSKLQSAPSFSQANWPDISQPSWRHSIFSYFGMTPGAATGAAESPGGTSGSSSSYPGSSGSQGSSSTPGSSSGH